TCAATTACTTCATGATCTTCAGCTACTGCTACAGCCACAGTTTTTTTAGGCTGTCCTGCCGCTTGATCAATTAAGTGTTCTAACTTCATATTTTGTAATCACCCCTTTCCGTCGTCCCTCGTCTTTTTATTAAGCAAATACCGTGCCAACTTTTTAAAGTGGTCTTACCAATAATGAAAACGCATTCAAAACACAGTAAAATCAATACTTTGGAAAATAACAAAAGATTCTGTCTTATTTTGTCAGTTTTTGTATACCATGCAATAAATTGCACGGTACGCAATTTATTGCATGCTTTTTTTTGCACACTCATATTTTTCTAGCTTGTAATATAAATTTCGAACCGAAATTCCTAACGCTCTGGCTGTTTTTGTTTTATTTCCACCAAACCTCTCTAAATATTCATGAATGATATTCCCTTCAAACTCCGTCACTAAATGCTCAAGTGGCTTTTCTTCTAACTCAGGTAATAAATGAGCTTGCTTTGACTCCACCTGCTCTTCGTTATGTAATGGCGGTAAATGTTGTACATCAATATAGGTCTCGTTATAATTCATAAAGATAATAGCTCTCCCTAAAATATTTTCAAGTTCCCTCACATTCCCTGGCCATTCATATGATTGTAAATATGAAATAGCCGAATCGGTGAGCCCCTCTATATTTCGACCATAATCCTGATTAATTTTTTGAATTAATCTGTCTGCGATTGCCGGTATATCCCCTTTTCGCTGACGAAGAGATGGAATTTGAATTGGAATTTTATTTAATCGATAATATAAATCCTCCCTAAACTCTCCTTCTAAAATGGCTTTTTCTAAATTTACGTGCGTCGCTGCAATTACTCTAACATTAATAGGGATTGCTTTCGTTCCACCAACTTTTACAATTTCTTTCTCTTGCAAAACGCGAAGGAGTTTCGCTTGCGTATTGGCAGATAGTTCCCCTATTTCATCTAAAAAGATACTGCCGTTATTCGCTTCTTCAAAGAATCCACGTTTTCCGCCTCTTTTCGCGCCAGAAAATGCACCTTCCTCATAACCGAACAATTCACTTTCTAACAACGTCTCTGAAATAGCCGCACAGTTTACACGAACAAACTTATTATACTTTCGATTACTTCCATTATGGATAGCATGCGCAAACAATTCTTTACCTGTCCCAGACTCCCCGCGTAACAACACTGTTGCTGGTGTATTCGCCCCAAGTTTCGCCTGTTCAATAGCAGCCGTTGTTTCATCTGAATTTCCGACAATGTCATCAAATGAATATTTTGCTTCTAACGTTCGAATAATTTGCCTTGCTCTATTCAATTCATTTGTTAATTTTTGAATTTCTGATACGTCGCGAATTACACCGACGCTCCCTTTCAATATTCCATCCACAATGACTGGTGCTACGTTTACAATTACATCTCGCTTTTTTTGTCCAATTTTCATATGTATACCTCGTACCGCTCTACGTGTTCGAAGTACTTTCATATGCATACTTTCACCTTCTACAATATCAGTTGTAGCCGGCTTCCCAATAATGTCCTCTTCTGTTAAGCCTGTTAATTTCGTATACGCAGGGTTAATTACTAATCCTCTTCCTTTTTCATCCACGACCGAAATCGCTTCCTCAGACGAGTTAATAATTGCCTCAAGTAACGTTTGAATCTCCTTTAAATCTGTAACTTCTTCCGCAAGATCTACAACTTCTGTTATATCTTTAAAAATTGCAAATGCCCCTTGTACCTCTCCTCCCTCTTTTAATATCGGAATACGGGTTGTAATAATTTTCTTTTCATTCTCCAGCGTCAGTTCATAATTCACTTCTATTTGTTTCGTACGTATAATACGAAGCAACTTACTAGTCGGAATAACTTCTAAAATATATTTCCCTATCGCATCTTCTTTTTTATACCCGATAATACGCTCTGCACTTTTATTAAATAGACGAACTTGTCCCTCTCGATCAATGACAATCATACCGTCATGCGTAGAATTTAAAATTAAATCCC
This genomic window from Bacillus anthracis str. Vollum contains:
- a CDS encoding sigma-54 interaction domain-containing protein gives rise to the protein MKQKVLIVGAGEGGSTLLNLLQSSNIFQIIGIIDINPVAKGLQMAKEYGITIGESVTPFLSMHIDVMFDMTGDDNLHKELLKKKHKDTLLIPGDIAKIVTRLAHEKEDLIGRLEEQTQQGDLILNSTHDGMIVIDREGQVRLFNKSAERIIGYKKEDAIGKYILEVIPTSKLLRIIRTKQIEVNYELTLENEKKIITTRIPILKEGGEVQGAFAIFKDITEVVDLAEEVTDLKEIQTLLEAIINSSEEAISVVDEKGRGLVINPAYTKLTGLTEEDIIGKPATTDIVEGESMHMKVLRTRRAVRGIHMKIGQKKRDVIVNVAPVIVDGILKGSVGVIRDVSEIQKLTNELNRARQIIRTLEAKYSFDDIVGNSDETTAAIEQAKLGANTPATVLLRGESGTGKELFAHAIHNGSNRKYNKFVRVNCAAISETLLESELFGYEEGAFSGAKRGGKRGFFEEANNGSIFLDEIGELSANTQAKLLRVLQEKEIVKVGGTKAIPINVRVIAATHVNLEKAILEGEFREDLYYRLNKIPIQIPSLRQRKGDIPAIADRLIQKINQDYGRNIEGLTDSAISYLQSYEWPGNVRELENILGRAIIFMNYNETYIDVQHLPPLHNEEQVESKQAHLLPELEEKPLEHLVTEFEGNIIHEYLERFGGNKTKTARALGISVRNLYYKLEKYECAKKSMQ